In Delphinus delphis chromosome 11, mDelDel1.2, whole genome shotgun sequence, one genomic interval encodes:
- the SPX gene encoding spexin isoform X2: MLYLKGAQGRRFISDQSRRKDLADRPPPERRSPNPQLLTLPEAAAVLLASLQKLQEAGEENFDQTRFLEDSLLNW, translated from the exons ATGCTCTACCTGAAGGGTGCAC AGGGGCGCCGCTTCATCTCCGACCAGAGCCGGAGGAAGGACCTCGCCGACCGGCCGCCGCCCG AAAGACGAAGCCCAAATCCCCAACTACTAACTCTTCCAGAGGCAGCAGCTGTGCTATTGGCTTCCTTGCAGAAACTGCAAGAAG CTGGAGAAGAAAACTTTGATCAAACCAGATTCCTAGAAGATAGTCTGCTAAACTGGTGA
- the GOLT1B gene encoding vesicle transport protein GOT1B encodes MISLTDTQKIGMGLTGFGVFFLFFGMILFFDKALLAIGNVLFVAGLAFVIGLERTFRFFFQKHKMKATGFFLGGVFVVLIGWPLIGMIFEIYGFFLLFRGFFPVVVGFIRRVPVLGSLLNLPGIRSFVDKVGESNNMV; translated from the exons ATGATCTCCTTAACGGACACACAGA AAATTGGAATGGGATTAACAGGATTTGGAGTGTTTTTCCTGTTCTTTGGAATGATTCTCTTTTTTGACAAAGCACTACTGGCTATTGGAAAT GTTTTGTTTGTGGCTGGCTTGGCTTTTGTAATTGGTTTAGAAAGAACATTCAGATTCTTCttccaaaaacataaaatgaaagctACAGGATTTTTCCTGGGTGGTGTATTTGTAGTCCTGATTGGTTGGCCTTTGATAGGCATGATTTTCGAAATTTATGGATTCTTTCTCTTGTTCAG GGGCTTCTTTCCTGTGGTTGTTGGATTTATTAGAAGAGTGCCAGTCCTTGGATCACTCTTGAATTTACCTGGAATTAGATCA TTTGTAGATAAAGTCGGAGAAAGCAACAATATGGTATAA
- the SPX gene encoding spexin isoform X1 — translation MGNLNSAPQRLFERRNWTPQAMLYLKGAQGRRFISDQSRRKDLADRPPPERRSPNPQLLTLPEAAAVLLASLQKLQEAGEENFDQTRFLEDSLLNW, via the exons ATGGGAAATTTGAACAGTGCTCCGCAG AGACTCTTTGAGAGAAGGAATTGGACTCCGCAAGCTATGCTCTACCTGAAGGGTGCAC AGGGGCGCCGCTTCATCTCCGACCAGAGCCGGAGGAAGGACCTCGCCGACCGGCCGCCGCCCG AAAGACGAAGCCCAAATCCCCAACTACTAACTCTTCCAGAGGCAGCAGCTGTGCTATTGGCTTCCTTGCAGAAACTGCAAGAAG CTGGAGAAGAAAACTTTGATCAAACCAGATTCCTAGAAGATAGTCTGCTAAACTGGTGA